Part of the Acidobacteriota bacterium genome is shown below.
GCTCGAAAGGCGCGGAAAGTTATCTCAAGCTTGCCAAAGAAGTCATTAACAAAGAGGTGATGAACAATAATGTCAAAGAAAGCACTGGGCAGGGGGCTTAGTGCGCTCTTTAGCCCCACAACCGCGATTGAGAGCGACCTGCTTGAACTCGGCATTGACCAGATCGAACCGAACCCTTCGCAACCCCGCAAATTTTTCGCCGAAGACAAACTCGAAGAGTTGGCGCAATCGATTCGCGCCAACGGCTTGATTCAGCCCTTGGTGGTGCGGCGCGCCGGCGAGAGTTTTCAAATCATCGCCGGCGAACGGCGCTGGCGCGCGGCGCAACGCGCCGGACTGATGAAAGTCCCCTGCGTCATTAAAGAGGTTCGCGAAGATGAAGTGCTCACCCTCTCTTTGATTGAAAACATTCAACGCGAAGAACTCAATCCCATCGAAGAAGCCAACGCTTATAAAAGCCTGGTCGAACAACTGGGCGTCACCCAGGAAGAGATTGCCCGGCAGGTCGGCAAAGACCGCGCTTCGATTGCCAATTTCATGCGGCTGTTGAAATTGCCCGCCGAAATTCAACGCCTGGTCGAGGATGAAAAACTGTCGATGGGACATGCGCGCGCTTTGCTGCCGATTGAACACGCTGACAAACAGATTAAACTCGCCCAGCAAATCATCGAACAGGATTTGTCGGTGCGCGAAACCGAACGTTTAGTCAAACACCACCTTGAAGGTAAACCCGCCAAAGTCAAACCCGCGCCAGACCCGGCTATCGAACGCGAACAGGCGAATATCAAAGCCGCTGAAATGAAGTTAAGTAAAAAACTCGCCGCTCCCGTGAAGATAAAATTTTCCGAAAAAGGCGGGGCGATTGAAATCAAATTCATTTCGATGGACGATTTAATGCGCGTTTATGATTTGCTCGACGAAACCGCAAAGCAAAGTTCAGCAATGTAACAGACACAGTTTATTGTACTAAATCGAAGCTTATGAGATTGGGATAAAGGTCAATTGTGAACTCTGCAAAACCGCCAAAAAATTTGCGTTAGATTGATAGGTAACATCATGTGAACAGTGTACCAATCTCTTGCGATCTGATTTCGTCGTTCGTTAGCAACAGCACTGATAAAATTTTGCCGGGATAGACGGAAGAAGGTAACATTCGAGTCGAGGTAAATTTCATGGAAAACATCACGTTACGCGCTCATTATGATGGGACACAGATAAAACTTGATGAGCCGTTTGAACTTGAACCGAATACCAGGTTATTGGTGACGATACTTTCATCATCCGATAGCGACGATGAAGTTTGGCACAATTTTTCGGCTCAAGGATTGAATTCGGCATATAGCGATGATGAACCGGAATATTCGATAAGCCTTATTAAAGAGCAGAATCCTGACTATGAAAGAAGGTGACATTATTCTTACGCCTGTGCCGCAGTCCGACGGGCAAATTAAAAATCGACCCGCTTTGTTTTTACGGGAATTGCCGCCTTTTAATGACGCGCTGGTTTGCGGCATCAGCACACAAGTACAACAGCAAGTTATCGGCTTTGATGAAATCATCGAACAATCGGACGGCGATTTTTCATCAAGCGGATTGATGGCAAACTCGCTGATTCGCCTTGGTTTTCTGGCAGTCATACCACGTCCAAAAATTATTGGAAGCATCGGTTCAATCGCAACTGACCGACATAAACGCTTACTCAAAAATTTAAGCGATTACTTAATCAAGTAACTCGCTTGATAATCTCCTGTGGTAGGCTCCTTACGAAATGAGTCTCTGATGAACCATTCAGCAACCTGCAAATCCTTATTCATTGTCGTCATATTGGTGATGTCTATGCTTTTATCGGAAACCATTGTTTCCGGTCGCAAAAATCCTGTACAGGGTGAGGCGCAGATCATCGGGGTGTGGACGGGCGAATCGATTTGTCAGGTGAAAAATTCGCCGTGTAAAGATGAACACGCAAGCTACCGCATCTCGAAAGGCAAAAGCGCCGGAAAAGTCACCGTTGATTTAGGCAAAATCGTCAACGGCAAAGTTGAAAGCATGGTGGTTTTGGATTTCGATTATGACGCCAAAAGCCAGACCTTGATTTCCACCTATCAACATGGGGTCTGGAAATTCACGGTCAAAGGCAACACCCTGGAAGGCACATTGACGACACCTGAAAACATCGTTTATCGCAAAGTCTCATTGAAAAAAGCCGAATAAACCGCTCGCCCGCAATCCTATATCCCGGCTCTTTCATTCTTGAAAAATCTTCCGGGTTTGCCTGTATCGTTTTAAAGGAAGTTGGGCTGACCCTTTGCGCGTGAGCCGCGCGATTAAATCGCCGCCTCCGATTTCGCAGTTTCTTCGCTAACCAAAGCCAGCGCCGCCAGGTCTTTGTCCGCGAAGCCAAGCGCGACGGCATGCTGTAGACGTTGCGCTAAAAGTTCAGCGGTCGGCATCTGTGCGCCGAATGATTCGGCGGCGGCGAGCGCCAACCGCACATCTTTCAAGCCAAGCGCCAGACGAAACCCCGGCTCGTATTTTTCCTGCAACATCATCGCCGAATAATTTTGATAAACCGGCGACGCAAATAAGGTCGTCGTCAGCGCCTCAAGGCAAACCTTCGGGTCGGTGCCGGATTTTTTGAGCAAGGCTATCGCTTCACTTAAACTTTCAACCGCTGAAGCCAATAAAAAATTGCCGGTGAGTTTTACCATCGCGGCAGCGGTTGGATCTTCACCAACCTTGATGATGCGTTGTCCCATCGCTTCAAAAAGCGGTTGACACTCATTGATGGCATTTGCCTCGCCGCCTGCAACAATCAGTAATTTCGCCGCCGCCGCCGCATCGGGACGCCCGAATACCGGAGCCGCAATGAATCGCTGACGGCGTTTGCGATGAATGGCTTTGAGTTGTTCAACCTGATGAACGCTCAGCGTGCTCATCGAAAGGTGAATCGCGCCATCAGTGAGTCCCTCGGCAATTCCCGTTTCACCCGAAACCACCTGGGTCACGGCTTCATCATCTGCAAGACAGGTGATGACCGCTTCACCTTTGCAAACTTCAGCAGGCGTTTGCGCAACCCGCGCGCCTGCGCTTTGCAATTCTTTGGCGCGTTCCGGTGTGCGATTGAACACTGTAACTTCGTGACCGGCTCTGATGAGATTGCGCGCCATCGCGCTTCCCATTTTTCCAAGACCGATAAATCCGACATTCATGATGCCTCTCTCTTTCGCTTCAGGGTGGATGGCGCAAAGCCATTTACTAAAGCGCCTCGCGGTCAAAGACCGCTCTCTCAACATTTTTATTTGAGCAAAAACAGTCGCAGACGGCTCAGGTTAATCGTTGACCACGGCGATGGCTTCGACCTCAATCAAATAGGCTTCGCGCACCAGTTGTTTGACAACAACCAGAGTGCTCGCCGGCGGGTTGTCGGTATTGATATAGCGATTGCGAATCTCGCGAACCGCGAGCAAATCCGAAGCGTCCGTCAAATAATAATTGAGTTTGATTACCTCTTGAAAAGTTGCACCGACTTCTTCGAGTCGTAATTTGAGGTTTGCGAAAACCTGTTCAACCTGGGCGCGAAAATCGCCTTCACCGACGAGGTTGCCTTGTTTATCGAGCGCCAGTTGCCCGGCGATGTAAAGCGTGCGCCCGCCGCGCACTTCGACAATATGCGAATAGCCGAGCGGCGCGCGATTGATAAAACGAACGTTGGCAGTTGATTGGGTCATTGATGTTTCTCCTTCTAATTTTCTTTCGCAGAATTTTGCCTGGGGTTTAACCGGTTGGATTAATCGTTAAATAATTTCCACTTCTTCAGAAACCCAAAACCTTGAGTTTTCCTGGTCAACAAATTGCGCTTCATCTTTCACCAGAGCAAGCAATGCGTTTCGCGACCCTTCATCCTGACCCAGTGCGCGCAAATCATCCAGAGAATTGAACCAGGCTTCGCCGATGCCATCGTACATTTCCAGACCGCCACGCGCGCGTCGGAAATTTTCGCTCACCTCATTATCCAGCGAATGCGATTGCACATATCTGACGATGCGCAAGGCGTCTTTATATTGTTTGACCAATGCGCCATGTTGATGTTGCCAGTAGTCGAGAAAGGCTTCCCGGCTCATACCGGGTTTTCGTTTCGCGCAGACAATCGTCTTTACCATTGCAAACCTCCTTTGTTAGCAAAGCTGTTCAAGTATTTTGAAAATATGCAAAGCGAGCAAACGGTCAATAATGCGCAGAAGTACCGGGCGGTGATTTGAGAATCGGATATTGAATTTCCGTGATGCCAAAATTTGCATTTTGCGTGACATTGCCGTGCCAGTAGATTTCGCGATTCGCGCCGTCAATCCTGTAGCCTTGATGTGTTATCCATTTTCTCACCGCGCCATAAGCTTCGGGAATCGTCTCATCGCTGCCGTGATGAATCAGGCTGGCATTGACAGTTGCAGGTAATTGATAAACCTTGATGCGGTTGCTTGCGGGTACGTAGTCGTTCAACAAAATCAACGCTTCGCAATCAATCGGTTGCGCCTGTCCCTGACACACATGCCAGATTGCCGCCTGCTGCCCCGTGACCTGGCGTTTCTTCAAATAGTGATTGAGTTCGGCAAATAATTCGGTGGCATCGTCATAGGAATTTAAAAGCCCGCGCATTGAGGCGACCCATTGCGGCTTGATCTGTTTCAAGCGGATTTCATAATTGAGCGCGGCTTCTGCTTTTTCGATTTGCGTAAGCCAACTGTCAACCTGCACGAGGCGTTCCTGTTCTTCGGCAATCCGTCGAGCAAGTTCTTCGCGCTTGTTTTGCAAAGCGTCGCGCACCTCACCGACCAATAAATCTTCTTTTAAGAGAACGGCAATTTCATCAAGCGAAAAGCCTAACTCTTTAAACAACAGGATGCGATTGATGCGTGTGAGCAGATGCGGCGCATAGTAACGATAGCCGGTGAAGCGGTCGACATAAGTGGGTTTGAGCAGGCCGATTTCATCGTAAAACCGCAGGGTTTTGATGGACACGCGGCTGACTCTCGAAAAATCTCCGATTTTAAACATCTGGTCTCCTCCGATTGATGAGAAGTCTAAGCCCTCCCCTAACCGGAGAGTCAATCGGAATATAACAAAAATATTTTTTTCAGGCTCTAACCTTTTCCAACCGCGCAAGTCTCTATACAGTTGAATAGCAAATCGTTAAATTCAGGTCAGTCACCGACAAAATCAACTTTGCCAAGAAAGCAGGTGAATTTGAGGGAGCGAAAAGAAATAGCCGCAATGCCTAAACAAGATAATAAAGACCCGCAAGAGAAAAAGAAGCAACGCGGCTCGCCGCGCGATTTGCTGCGGCTGATGGTTTACGCCAAACCTTATCGTCTGCGGCTAACTATCGCTTTGGCGAGTCTGTTTATCGGCAATTTAATCGGACTGGCATTTCCCAAACTCGTGCAATACCTGATTGACGCGGCATTCATTGACCGCGATTACGCCAAACTCAATCGCATCGGGTTGGTGATTATGGCATCGTTTGCGGTGCAGGCGATTTTCGGATTTGCGCGGGCTTACCTGTTCGCTTTCGTCAGCGAACGCATCCTCGCAGACATTCGCACACAAATTTACAATCACCTGATTCATTTGCCGCTCACCTTTTTCGACAACCGCCGCACGGGCGAACTGGTATCGCGTGTGAGTTCCGATGTCACAGTCATTCAAACCGCGACAACCACGAGCCTTTCGGAACTGCTCAGACAAACCTTGATTTTAGTCGGCGGCATCGCCATCATCGCCATCACCAATCCGAAACTCACAGCCGTGATGCTCGCCATCATTCCCGTTGTGGTTTTGCTCACGGTCTTTTATGGTCGTTACGTTCGCCGCATGAGCACCAAAGTGCAAGACAAACTCGCCGATGCCAATTCCGTTCTCGAAGAGACGCTCGCGGCAATCCGCATCGTGCAATCGTTTGCCAGGGAAGCTTATGAACAGGGGCGTTATCGTTTGAAAATCATGGAAGCCTTGCAGACCGCCATGCGACGGGCGACGGCAACCGGCGGTTTCATCGCGTTCATTATTTTTGTGGTGTACAGCGCGATTGCGACGATTCTCTGGTTCGGCAGCCGCATGGTGATTGCCGGAGAGATTACCGCAGGCGAATTGACCGCCTTCGTGCTTTATACATTCGTCGTGGCGTTTACCATTGGCGGCATGGCTGAGCTTTATACACAGTTTCAACAGGCGATTGGCGCAACCCGGCGGGTGTTTGAAATTTTGGATACCAGACCAGCGATTCAGGACACAGCGGATGCCAAATCGCTTGCTCTGCCCGAAGGTCGCGTTGAACTGCGCGATGTGCGCTTCACTTATGCGGACGAGCGCAATCAAGAAGTGTTAAAAGGCGTAAGCATCGAAGCGCGCGCCGGTGAAATCATCGCTTTGGTTGGCCCATCGGGCGCGGGCAAATCAACTCTGGTATCACTGGTTCCGCGTTTTTACGAAGTCACAGCAGGGGCACTCTTGGTTGATGGCATAGATGTGCGCGATATAAAAGTGAGCGATTTGCGCGAGGCAATTGGCATGGTGCCGCAAGAGACGATTTTATTTAGCGGCACGGTTAAAGAGAACATCGCTTACGGGCGACTCGATGCCACAGACGAAGCGATAGAAAATGCCGCTCGCGCCGCGCACGCCCACGAATTCGTTTCCGAATTTCCCGAAGGTTACAACACCATTGTCGGCGAACGCGGCGTGAAACTTTCGGGCGGGCAACGTCAACGCATCGCGATTGCGCGGGCGCTCTTGAAAAACCCCGCGATTTTAATTTTGGATGAAGCGACCAGTTCGCTCGATTCCGAATCCGAACGTTTGGTTCAAGATGCGCTTGAACATTTAATGCAGGGGCGCACGACTTTTGTGATTGCCCACAGGCTTTCGACGGTGCGCCGCGCCGATAGAATTATTGTGTTGAACGAAGGTCGCATCGTCGAAGAAGGTACACACGAAGCACTGCTCGCCAGCGGCGGCTTGTACAAACAACTGCACGACATTCAATTCAGAGATATGCCAACACAGGAAAAAGCTATATCAGAATTATGAATTTTACGAGATTGTCCCTTTGGGTAATAAATTTATTTTGTATCTTGTGGTTGGTCGTAATATTGCCCGTGTTGGGGATTCTGCCTTTGTATTGTTTGAATGAGAAAAATTCTTTATTGGTGTCAAAAAATAATGTTGTATGCAGAATGGAAGCGGCTGCGCTTGTTGACGTTTGGGCAATTTTTCATCCAACAGAAACGGTTGGCGCAGATGAATGGCCTCCTATCTCAAAAAAACAGTGGGTTGTTATTTATTTTTTTGTCTTTAGCATATCAGGATTGTGCATCATTTATTTTTATCGTATGAGGATGAGAAAACACCCAACCAGAAATGAGTCTCAAAATGTTGATATGCATTAGCATTAACAACGCAGAGCATTATACCTGGGGCGAAGGTTGCGACGGCTGGCATCTGCTCAAACGCGACGATCTGAGCATCATTCAGGAGCGCGTACCGCCCGGCAAATTTGAAGTCAGGCATTTGCATCACCAGGCGCGGCAATTTTTTTATATTTTAAGCGGCGAAGCGACGATGATTGCGGACGACGAACGCATCACGTTGCAAGCCGGTGAAGGTATCGAAATCCCGCCCGGCACGCGGCATCAATTCAGAAACGATTCCAGTGCAGAAGTCAATTTTCTGGTCATCTCTTGTCCGAAAAGCCACGGCGATAGAGAGAATGTTGAAAGCGAACCTCAGTAATGAATTACCAATTTGACCGCAGTAAAAGTTTGCAGGAATTAGAAGGCAAGGATTGGAGTGAGCCGACCTACAGTTCTTATCTGGTCACGACCTGTCACGCCTTGCGAAGAAAACCGCTCAATCAATTTTCAGTTGAAGATTTGCGAATCTTGATTGGGCAAAGTATCGGGTTGGGATTCTTAATCCCGCTCGCGCTCGAAATACTGGCTGAAAACCCTATGACTGGCGGCGATTATTATCCTGGCGATTTATTGAAAAATGTTTTGCGCATTAATTCTTTCTTCTGGCAAGAAAACCCGGAGCTTCATCAGAAAATGAGAGCCATAATTTTTGAGGTTGAGTCTTTGAAAAAGACAATAGAAGATGAAATTTTACCAGCGGCAGAAAAATTCAAAAACTTGGATATCTTCTCCCAATAATTTTTAGAGTAGAACTCATTTATACAAACGGATTGTCAATTATGAATGACGCTAAGATTCAGAAAAAATTAGAGCAAATGGATACGCCCGATATGCACGAAACCTTGCTGCGCGGGCAGTGGAAAAATTATGCGCGGTTTGCCTATGAGCATTACTTGCAAGAAGGGCGCGGCGCAATTTTGATTGACTTGAAACGCGCAAGCTTTAAAGGCAAACAATTGCAACTGCCATCGCATTATGTTGCCGACGCCAGCGACAAACTTGCGAAACTCGGCGGCTGGCCAAGCCCGGAAATTGCCGCCGTCGTTCGTGATTACGACCCCGAACTTGACCTCATCTTTTTAGTCTGGCGGCTTGATGATGAAATTATCTATTATGTGGCGACCGATGATTTCACGCCCAAACAGGCTTATGAAGCGCGGCGTTAAATGATTTCACCATAGATAATGAATCGCAGGACGCGGAAAGCGAAGGTGATTATGAGTACCAAAGTCAAAGCAACCATCGAAGACCTTTACGAGGAAAAAGGTAAAGCCGAACTCATTGATGGGGAGATTCAGAAATTTATGCCGACAGGAAGAAGACCCAGCAGAGCGAGTTTTAATATAGCCCTTAGCCTGATGGAACACGAAAGAACACATGGCGGAGGCGTCGCTGTAGCTGATAATGCAGGCTTCATTGTTGATTTACCCAAGCGTGAATCCTTCAGCCCCGATGCCGCATGGTTTGCTGGTGCAATGGACACAAATGACGATATGGATTTTTTTGATGGCGCTCCGGTCTTCGCAGTTGAAGTGAGAAGTAAAAACGATTATGGCGCGAAAGCTGAACGCGAAATGGCGGAAAAACGCCGCGATTATTTTGCCGCCGGAACCCTGGTGGTCTGGGATGTCGATTTGCTCGGCGAAGAGATTATCAAGGCTTATAAAGCCGACACCCCTGAGCGCCCCGTCATTTTCAAACGCGGCGAAACGGCAAATGCCGAACCCGCTGTACCCGGCTGGCAAATGCCGGTCGATGATTTATTTCGTTAAGTGCGGCGCATAGGCTCAATCGCGTGAATGAAGATTTCGCAACGGAGATTTTTTGCAAATTCAAGAACACTCGAAAAGCGAAGGTGATTATGAGTACCAAAGTTAAAGCAACCATCGAAGACCTGTATGAGGAACCCGGCAAAGCCGAACTCATTGATGGGGAGATTCAGAAATTTATGCCGACAGGAGATAGACCCGCACGAGCCAGTGGAGCAATTTATGTAAGTTTATATTTATATGAACGCCAAACCGGATTGGGACGCGCTTACCCGGACAATACGGGCTTCATTGTCGATTTACCGAACCGCGAATCGTTCAGCCCCGATGCCGCCTGGTTTGTCGGCGAACCTTCGGGTATGAAATTTCTCGACGGCGCGCCCGCTTTTGCGGTTGAGGTGCGTAGCGAACATGATTATGGCGCGAAAGCTGAACGCGAAATGGCGGAAAAACGCCGCGATTATTTTGCCGCCGGAACCCTGGTGGTCTGGGATGTCGATTTGCTCGGCGAAGAGATTATCAAGGCTTATAAAGCCGACACCCCTGAGCGCCCCGTCATTTTCAAACGCGGCGAAACGGCAAATGCCGAACCCGCTGTACCCGGCTGGCAAATGCCGGTCGATGATTTATTTCGTTAAACATTTTGAAAAACTCACTGGAGGATACTGATTGATTGTGATTGCCTCGCTCGTCGGTTTTGCCGCAGGATTTATAACCTGGTTCATCGGCTCGTATTTCATCGCTTTGTTTATCAATTGGGGCGCAAATCGCCAGCCGCCCGTAAGCGAAAATGCCTTGAAAGCTTATGAAATTATTTTATGCGGCGTGTGGTTTGTCGTAAGCGTCGGCGTGCTCTACATCGTCACGCGCGCGATGTGGCCGCAGGATTAATTTATAAATTGCCAGCTAAACGACGCGGTCAAAGACCGCTTGCTCAACCGCAGTCAATGGTTTGCCCTGCTGTTTCGGTTTGTCTCATTTCAACATCTCGCGCAACTCTTTTTTCAACAACTTCCCGGTTGGCCCTTTGGGAATGTCTTCGAGAAACGCCACGCTTTTCGGGCATTTGAAATCGGCAAGTTGTTCGCGGCAAAACGCCATGATTTCATCTTCGGTTGCCTGTTCGCCTTCCCGCAAAACAATAAACGATTTTACTTCTTCGCCGTAAAGCGCGTGCGGCACACCAATCGTCGCCGCGTCTTTGACTTTCGGATGCTGGTAGAGCACTTCATCGATTTCACGCGGATAAATATTTTCGCCGCCGCGAATAATCATGTCGCTTTTGCGGTCAACGATGTAATAGAAACCCTCTTCATCGCGGTATCCCAAATCGCCCGAATGAAACCATCCCGAACGAAAAGCTTCGGCATTTGCCGCATCATTTTTGTAATACCCTCCGGTGACATTCGCGCCGCGTATGACGATTTCACCGACTTGACCGGCAGGCAATTCTCTATCTTTCTCATCAAACACGTTCATCTGGTTGCCGATGGGAAGTCCTACGGAACCGACTTTGCGCCCTTCATCAACCGGGTTGAATGTCGAACGGCAACTGGTTTCCGAAAGCCCGTACCCTTCGATGACCGTGCAACCGAACAACGCTTCATAGGTTTTCATCACTTCAATCGGAACCGGCGCGGAACCACAGAGCGCAAACCGCAACGATGAAATATCGCACTTGGCGGACACCCCTTGCGGATAAGTTTGATTGAGTAGCGAAAGCATGGTCGCAACCGAACCGAAATAAGTCACGCCATATTTACTCACAATTTCCCAATGACGCGAGGCGCTGAATTTTTCCGCAAGCACGATGCTCCCGCCAGCCATAAGCGCCGCAAGCCCTGTGGTCATCAAGGCATTCACATGAAAAAGCGGCATAATCATCAGCGACCTGTCCGCTTCCGTGAGGCGCAACCAATCGGCAATCTCTCTGGCGTTCACCAATAAATTTCCGTGCGTCAGCAACACGCCTTTCGGTTTTCCAGTAGTCCCCGAGGTGTAAATAATCATCGCCACATCTTCCAATTGCGGATTGCGGATTGCGGATTGCGGATTGTTTTCTGCTGAGGGTTTCTTCTTTCTATTTTCTGCTGAATCCTGAATCCCGAATCCTGAATCCTCGACAACAACAATGTGTTGCAAACTCGGAATGGCGGCGCGGGCTTCTTCGATGCGCGGCAGTAAATCCGTTTGAGTAATGACGACGGTGGCTTCGGAATTTGCGATGATGAATTCGATTTCGTGGGCTTTCAGGTGTGAATTGACCGGACCTGCCCACGCGCCGAGTTTGAAACAGGCGAAATAGGCAATCAGATATTCGGCGGAGTTCGTCAGGTACAGACTCACCCGCGAGCCGTGTTCGATGCCAAGCGCAGCGAGCCTTGCGGCGGCGCGATTGACTGCGTCATCAAAGGCGCGATAAGTAAAAACCCGTTCGTCGCATTCTGAAAAGAGAAAATCTTTTTCGGGAAACCGGGCGACGCGGCTTTCAAGAAGTTCTTTGATACTGGAAAAACTCTGCTCGGACATGAGGCTCATCTTAGCGAAAACTGAAGCGGTCGCAAAGCGCCAGACGAACAGGTAAAAGCGCTTTTTTAACTTCGTCCGGGCACTTAAATATTTTTATCTTCAAGCTGACCGGTTTTTATCAACCCATCCTTCGCGTGATTGACAAATGCTTCACCAATCAATCAAAGTTTCCCACGCCGTAAAAGCAATCCCCGTATTTATAAAATCATTACATAAGGAGTTTTGAACATGGCTCTCGGAGATCAATTCACCAATTTAGACGCCACGGCTCAGGCAGAACTGGTGCGCAAAAAAGAGGTCAAACCGCTTGAACTGGTCGAAGCGACCATTGAACGCATTGAAAAAGTGAACCCGCAAATCAATGCCATCGTCACCAAAATGTATACGGAAGCGCGCGCCGCGGCGAACGCCCCAATCACGGATGCGCCTTTCGCGGGTGTGCCGTTTTTACTGAAAGATTTGCTTGCCGCCTACCAGGGCGTGCCCATGTCATCGGGGTCAAAATATCTTAAAGATTTCAAACCCAATGAAGACAGCGAACTCGTAGCCCGTTACAAACGCGCAGGCTTGATTGTCGTCGCCAAAACCAACACCCCGGAATTCGGTATCTTGCCAACCACCGAACCCGATTTATTTGGCGCGGCGCGCAATCCCTGGAATACCAATCACATCACAGGGGGTTCGTCGGGCGGTTCGGCAGCGGCGGTTGCCGCAGGCATTGTGCCCATCGCCCACGCCAATGATGGCGGCGGTTCGATTCGCATTCCGGCTTCATGCTGCGGCGTGTTTGGCTTAAAACCGACGCGCGCCCGTAATCCTCTGGGACCAAATTTCGGCGATATGTTCAGCGGCTTGATCGCCGAACACGCCGTGTCGCGCACGGTTCGCGATAG
Proteins encoded:
- a CDS encoding long-chain-fatty-acid--CoA ligase — encoded protein: MSEQSFSSIKELLESRVARFPEKDFLFSECDERVFTYRAFDDAVNRAAARLAALGIEHGSRVSLYLTNSAEYLIAYFACFKLGAWAGPVNSHLKAHEIEFIIANSEATVVITQTDLLPRIEEARAAIPSLQHIVVVEDSGFGIQDSAENRKKKPSAENNPQSAIRNPQLEDVAMIIYTSGTTGKPKGVLLTHGNLLVNAREIADWLRLTEADRSLMIMPLFHVNALMTTGLAALMAGGSIVLAEKFSASRHWEIVSKYGVTYFGSVATMLSLLNQTYPQGVSAKCDISSLRFALCGSAPVPIEVMKTYEALFGCTVIEGYGLSETSCRSTFNPVDEGRKVGSVGLPIGNQMNVFDEKDRELPAGQVGEIVIRGANVTGGYYKNDAANAEAFRSGWFHSGDLGYRDEEGFYYIVDRKSDMIIRGGENIYPREIDEVLYQHPKVKDAATIGVPHALYGEEVKSFIVLREGEQATEDEIMAFCREQLADFKCPKSVAFLEDIPKGPTGKLLKKELREMLK